TGCGCAAGCTCGGCAAGGACGAGGCCCGCGATCTGGCGCTGGCGCAGCTCGACGCCGTCGGGCTCAAGGAGAAGGCCGATGTCCGGCCGTCGACGCTGTCCGGCGGCCAGCAGCAGCGCGTCGCGATCGCCCGCGCGCTCGCCATGAAGCCGGAGATCATGTTCTTCGACGAGGCCACCAGCGCGCTCGACCCGGAGCTGGTCAAGGGTGTGCTGGCGCTGATGACCGAACTGTCCCGCGAGGGCATGACGATGGTCGTGGTGACCCACGAGATGGGTTACGCGCGCAACGTCTCCGACAACGTGCTGTTCATGGACGGCGGTGTCGTCGTCGAGACCGGCTCCCCGGAGCAGTTGTTCGACGCGCCGTCGAGCGAGCGCCTGCAGACCTTCCTGTCCGAGGTCCTGTAGTCGTCGGGCCGGTGGCCTGGACTATCCATGACGCGCGAAGACGCCGACCGATCACGCGGAGTTCGCCCGGTAGGCACGGACTTCGCTAAGCGGGCAGGCAGGCGGCGAACTCCGGGGAGGCGAAGAACGGGGTCAGGCGGCGGCGCAGGATCTGTTCCAGCACGCCGTCGCGGTCGAGCCGGGCCAGCACCGGCGGACCGAAACGCAGGGCCTCCTCGCGGAGGTCGTCGCCGCCGATGCCGAGGTCTTCGATCACGTCGGCGATCGGGGTGGCGCCGTAGGTGTCGAAGACCTCGTCGATACCGGCGGCGAGCAGCGTCTGAAAGTAGTCGGACTGCCGGAAGTCGCGCCAGAACTCGAAGGCCATGACCACCACGTCCTCGACGTCCGATTCGGAGACGCTCTCCCGGAAACCGCCGACGGTGCCGCCGGAGCGGCCGTGCCAGAACTCGCGCACGGCGTCGAGCAGCAGTTCCCCGGAATCCTCGCGCGTCGACTCGATCACCATCGCGGTACCGCTGCGGGTGACCCGCTCCACCAGCCGGGACAGCCGGCGGCCGATCCGCTGCCCGAACCGGTCCTCGACGGCCCGCTGCATCAGCTCGACCAGGGTATCGGTGGTCGCCGGGCTCTCCAGAACCTGCTCGATGGCCCGCTGCGAGAGGCGCAGGTCGACGACCGTCGAGGCGAGTTCGTCGAACCGCCGCGGCTCGATCACCTGATCGACGACGGTGCGCTCGTGGATGTCGCTGCGGTACAGGCGCGCCGCGACCTGCCCGGCCAGTTCCGGAATGGCTCCCTCCACCGGAAACTGCAGGGTGTACTTGCGCGCCACCTCCTGGACCAGCTGACGAGGCATCACCTTTTCCATCGGCAGCACGCCGCCCTCGACGAAGAAGTTCTCGATCTCTTCTTCGACGAGCGCGGTGAACTCGGCGTCGTCGGTGAGCTGACGAATCCCGAACGCCACCTGAGCATCGAGCAGGCGGGCGGCGAGGTCATCGCGCGAATCGTCCATGGTCACAGCCTACTGTCGAGTATGCGAGTCGGACGGCGCGACCACAGTCGTCTCCGAACGGACCCGGGGAGCCCGGAGACCGAACACGCCACGCCGTCGCCGGTCACGCGCGACGACCAGGGTGACCACCGCCAGCAGACCCGCGATCGGCCACAGGGCACCGCCGAGTCCGATCCAGCGAAGCATCGCCGCACCGACGACGCCCCCGGCCAGCAGCGCGGCCCACAGGGAGAGATGGCGCGCCCACAGCCGCCGCGGTCCGCCGAAGAACGCATCGACCAGCCGCTGACCGGCCTTGACCAGCGCACCGGTCATGTACGTGAGGCCGATGCTCGCCTCACCGGCGCTCAGGAACGTCGCGTTGACCACGCCCATCGCCAACGGGAGCAGCAGCGCCACCGGCCACGTCTGCCCGCTCACGTCACCAAGAAGCGCGGTCAGCCCGACCAGAATCGTGGTGCCGGTAAGGACCACGGTGCGCCCGTCACTGATCCGATTCAGCAGCGCACCGAGGACCGCACCGGCGAAGAACATCCCGATGAGGGTGCCGGCCAGCCGCGCCGGCGCCCAGTCACCGTGCGCGACGCCGGTCGCGAGTTCGGTCGTGTTGCCGCTCATGAAGGAGACGAAGAAGCCGCCGAGATACACATATCCGACGGCATCGAGGTACCCGGCGGCCGCGGAAAGGATCACGGCCAGCGTCACTTCCCGCCGCGCGATCATCTTCACGCGCACCATCGTCGCATCTCCCGCGGCTACCCCCGCGTACCCGTGACGGATGCCACGCACCGAACCTATGGTCGTAGTCGCATACCCCGTCCCACCATCGCGAAGGCCCTCCCATGCGCGCCGTCAAGCTGACCAGCCCGAGCACCGTCACCCTCGAAGAGACGCCCGTCCCCGAACCCGGCCCGGGCGAGATCCGCGTCAAGGTCGCCGGCGCCGGACTCTGCCATTCCGACCTGCACCTCATCGGCATGGGTGACGCCTGGCCCGCCTTCGGCATCACCCTCGGGCACGAGGGCGCCGGATACGTCGACGCGCTCGGCAGCGGGGTGACCGGTCACGACATCGGCGCACCGGTGATCGTGAACCTGCTATGGAGCTGCGGTGACTGCCGCGCCTGTGTCGAGGGCCGCGACAACGCATGCGAGGTGGCCGGCGGCCGCGACGACTTTCCGACCACCCCCGGCATCAGCCTGAACGGTTCCATGGCCGATTACGTCATCGCCCCGGCCCGGCACGTGCTCCCCTTGGGCGACATCGACCCGGTCGGCGCCGGACCGCTGACCGACGCCGGCCTCACCCCGATGCACGCGATCAACTCGGTGCGCCGCCGTCTCACGCCGGGCGCCACCGTGGTGATCCTCGGGATCGGCGGCCTCGGCCACGTCGGGCTGCAGATCGTCAAGGCGATCTCGGCCGCGCGGGTGATCGCCATCGACAACGACGAGAAGAAGCTCGCGCACGCCGCCGAACTCGGTGCCGACCTCACGTTCGCGCCGGGCCCGGACACCGCGGCGCAGATCCTCGAACTGACCGGCGGCTACGGCGCGGACGTGGTGCTCGACTTCGTCGGCGTGCAGCCCACCGTCGACACCGCGGCCGCGGTGATCGCCCCGGAAGGACTCGTCCGCCTGGTCGGTCTGGGCGGCGGCACCTTCCCGATGCGGGCGGTGGGCCTGGCCCCGTGGGGCGTCGACGTGCAGCGTTCCTACGGCGGCACCAGGTCCGACCTGCTGGAGGTGCTGGCGCTGGCCGCCGCGGGCAAGATCCGGATCGACTACACCACGTATCCGCTGGAGGACTTCCAGCGGGCGATCGACGACCTGCACGACGGCAGAGTCATCGGCCGCGCCGTCCTGGTGCCCTGATGGGGCGAACCACCGCTCAGCGCAGCGGAATCGGCACGTCCGAGCCGCCTTCTTCGGTGAGCCGGGCACCCACCTGCACGAGCATCGGCTCGGGAGCGAAACCGCCGGCGAACAGCACCTCGCCCTGCGCGAACGACGTCGCGCGGTCCCGCAGCGCCGCCGGCGCGTAGCCGAAGACCGATCCCAGCTCGGCGAGGTCGCGGGGCGAACTCATCCTCATCAGCCCGAGGTTGTCGCACTGGGACAGCGCGTTCGGGTGCACCTTCGACGGCCGCTGCGTGGACATGAGCAGCCACAGGCCGTACTTGCGGCCCTCCGCGGCGATCTGCACGATCCGTTCGGTGAGCAGGCGCTCGATCGGTGTCGCCGGGGCCGGTGAGCAGAGATTGTGCGCCTCGTCGATCACGATCAGCCGGCCGATGCGGTCGTGCCTGCGGGCCCACAAGTGATCGAGGACGGCGAGCGCCGCCGCCCGCGGTTCGTCGGCCGTATCGAAGCCGCCGAGGTCGATCACCGTGGTGTCGGGCCGCTCGTCGATGATGTCGGGCAGCGCGGTCTGCCCCCACGCCCACAACTGCCAGTCGGCGATCCCGAGGTTCTCCAGCCGGATCGCGAGGCGCTCGAACTCGGGATCGGCCTGGGTCCGCAACCAGTGCACGAGAGACGGACGCAGCCCCGACCGCTGCCCGGCGAGCAGGGCGTCGTCGATCTGCGCGAGGGCCCCGCGCAGCCTCTCCTCCCCGCGCAGCATGGCGTTGAAGTCGTCGGCGTCGGCGATCGGATCGATCTGCATGACGGCCGCGCGCGAGGCCAGATTCATGTCGACGAAGCGGACGTGCAGCGGGTCGCCGTCGCCCGGGGACCGGCGGCAGACGCGGATGTCCCGGCTCGCGAACTCTTCGGCGAGTTCGGGCGCGATCCCGGGACGGGTCCGGCCCAGCGACACGAAATCGGAGTTGGGGTCGAGGATCACCAGGGGCAACCGGGTGTGCAACAGCACCTGTTCCAGCAGCACACCCAGGGCGTAGGTCTTGCCCGAACCGCTCTGCCCGCACCAGAACGTGTGCCGGTTCAGCCGCGGCGCCAGCAGGTGGGCGGGGTCGTCGGTGCCCAGGCGCGTGCCGATGGGGAGTTCAGCCGTCATGGTCGATCATCGTAGGTGGAACCGGGCGCCGGATGAGTTCGATCGCGACCACCAGTACCGACAGCCCGACGACGAACCAGACGACCGAGCCGAGCGTCACCGGCCGCGCGGCGACCAGGGCGACGCAACCACCGATCACGGCCAGCGTCACGACGGTGAAGCGCCACCGCTGCACCCAGGCGCCGACACGGCCGGTGTCGCCGCCGTGCGCGTCGAGCGCGCCGCGCAGCAGACCGAAACCGCCGATGGCGACCTCCCGCATCGCGCGGGCCGGGCGGGCCGGGCCGGCGAACCACGCGGCGATCGCGACGAGCGCCCCGAAGACGGTCAGGGCGACGACGGTGGCCTGCATGACGGTGGTGACCTGGGTGAACAGGACGTCGGCCACCGCGCCGGGCACCTGCCGCGGGCTGACCGCGTGGACGAAGGCCGTCTTGCCGATCCACAGACCGAAGATCAGGAAGCCGCAGACCACGGCGAAGGCGGCCGCCACCCCGGACAGGGCGCGGCGCGGCGAGACGGCGATCAGCACGGCCCCGGCGAGCAGTGCGAGCACCACCCACGGCAGCCAGTAACCGCCGATCACCGCGGTGGTGTAGACCGTGCGCGCCAGCCCGAGCGACCGCGACCGCACGATCGGGATGTTCCCGATCTGATTCGTGATCTGGATGCGGTCGACGAACGGCAGACCGAGACCGGCCAGTTGCTGCTTCACGGCGTCG
The nucleotide sequence above comes from Gordonia sp. PP30. Encoded proteins:
- a CDS encoding amino acid ABC transporter ATP-binding protein translates to MSSPTPANAPEPETTEVIPLAAPSPVSLTGTGLHLAFGDNQVLRGVDIHVDAGTTTTVIGPSGSGKSTLLRVLNRLHEPQAGDILIDGRSVLHDNPDELRRRIGMVFQQFNLFPHMTVAENISLAPRKLRKLGKDEARDLALAQLDAVGLKEKADVRPSTLSGGQQQRVAIARALAMKPEIMFFDEATSALDPELVKGVLALMTELSREGMTMVVVTHEMGYARNVSDNVLFMDGGVVVETGSPEQLFDAPSSERLQTFLSEVL
- a CDS encoding ATP-binding protein, yielding MTAELPIGTRLGTDDPAHLLAPRLNRHTFWCGQSGSGKTYALGVLLEQVLLHTRLPLVILDPNSDFVSLGRTRPGIAPELAEEFASRDIRVCRRSPGDGDPLHVRFVDMNLASRAAVMQIDPIADADDFNAMLRGEERLRGALAQIDDALLAGQRSGLRPSLVHWLRTQADPEFERLAIRLENLGIADWQLWAWGQTALPDIIDERPDTTVIDLGGFDTADEPRAAALAVLDHLWARRHDRIGRLIVIDEAHNLCSPAPATPIERLLTERIVQIAAEGRKYGLWLLMSTQRPSKVHPNALSQCDNLGLMRMSSPRDLAELGSVFGYAPAALRDRATSFAQGEVLFAGGFAPEPMLVQVGARLTEEGGSDVPIPLR
- a CDS encoding YoaK family protein, whose protein sequence is MVRVKMIARREVTLAVILSAAAGYLDAVGYVYLGGFFVSFMSGNTTELATGVAHGDWAPARLAGTLIGMFFAGAVLGALLNRISDGRTVVLTGTTILVGLTALLGDVSGQTWPVALLLPLAMGVVNATFLSAGEASIGLTYMTGALVKAGQRLVDAFFGGPRRLWARHLSLWAALLAGGVVGAAMLRWIGLGGALWPIAGLLAVVTLVVARDRRRRGVFGLRAPRVRSETTVVAPSDSHTRQ
- a CDS encoding NAD(P)-dependent alcohol dehydrogenase, whose amino-acid sequence is MRAVKLTSPSTVTLEETPVPEPGPGEIRVKVAGAGLCHSDLHLIGMGDAWPAFGITLGHEGAGYVDALGSGVTGHDIGAPVIVNLLWSCGDCRACVEGRDNACEVAGGRDDFPTTPGISLNGSMADYVIAPARHVLPLGDIDPVGAGPLTDAGLTPMHAINSVRRRLTPGATVVILGIGGLGHVGLQIVKAISAARVIAIDNDEKKLAHAAELGADLTFAPGPDTAAQILELTGGYGADVVLDFVGVQPTVDTAAAVIAPEGLVRLVGLGGGTFPMRAVGLAPWGVDVQRSYGGTRSDLLEVLALAAAGKIRIDYTTYPLEDFQRAIDDLHDGRVIGRAVLVP